The Pseudarthrobacter sp. NS4 genome includes a window with the following:
- a CDS encoding Ku protein: protein MRAIWKGAIAFGLVNVPVKVYSATEDHDISLHQVHNADGGRIRYQRRCEVCSQVIDYSDIEKAYEEDGRTVILSKDELKSIPAENSHEIEVVQFVPSEQLEPMMFEKSYYLEPDSKSPKAYVLLRRALEDTDRVAIVQFALREKTRLGALRIKDDVLVLQSLLWPDEVREANFPALDTSVKISSQEREMSAALVESMAADFDPVSFTDDYQVQLRQLIDAKLEQGDALDTEATFGAEEGEGGKGDVIDLMEALKRSLDRKRGGASAAASDDESGEEEADSGDGAAKPARRTSGTRTSGTKTAAAKDETKSTGSKTAAKSATAKSGTAKSTTAKSADTKSSAAKSTATKSTGTKTAAKTTGAKAAASKGTAEPAAKSSTSRARKPA, encoded by the coding sequence ATGAGAGCCATCTGGAAAGGTGCCATCGCGTTCGGCCTGGTCAACGTGCCCGTGAAGGTCTACAGCGCCACTGAAGATCATGACATCAGTCTGCACCAGGTTCACAACGCCGACGGCGGCAGGATCCGTTACCAGCGCCGTTGCGAGGTCTGCAGCCAGGTCATCGACTACTCGGATATCGAGAAGGCCTACGAGGAAGATGGCCGGACGGTGATCCTGTCCAAGGATGAGCTCAAGTCCATTCCGGCGGAGAACAGCCACGAAATTGAGGTGGTGCAGTTCGTTCCGTCCGAACAGCTTGAACCCATGATGTTCGAGAAGAGCTACTACCTGGAGCCGGACTCTAAGTCGCCCAAGGCCTACGTATTGCTGCGGCGGGCCCTTGAGGACACGGACCGGGTGGCTATTGTCCAGTTCGCACTCCGTGAGAAGACGCGGCTGGGCGCCCTGCGGATCAAGGACGACGTGCTGGTCCTGCAGTCCCTCCTCTGGCCGGACGAGGTGCGTGAAGCGAATTTCCCTGCTTTGGACACGTCCGTCAAGATCTCTTCCCAGGAGCGGGAGATGTCTGCGGCGCTGGTGGAGTCCATGGCGGCGGACTTCGATCCGGTCTCCTTCACGGACGATTACCAGGTCCAGCTGCGCCAGCTGATAGACGCCAAACTGGAGCAGGGCGATGCCCTGGACACCGAGGCAACCTTTGGCGCGGAGGAAGGCGAGGGCGGCAAGGGCGACGTCATCGACTTGATGGAGGCGCTAAAGCGGAGCCTGGACCGGAAACGCGGGGGCGCATCAGCTGCCGCATCGGATGATGAGTCTGGGGAGGAAGAAGCAGACAGCGGGGACGGGGCAGCGAAGCCCGCCCGCAGGACATCGGGAACCAGGACATCCGGAACAAAGACAGCGGCTGCCAAAGACGAGACAAAGTCCACCGGGTCTAAGACCGCGGCCAAGTCCGCAACTGCCAAATCCGGAACCGCCAAGTCCACCACTGCCAAGTCCGCGGATACGAAATCCAGCGCCGCGAAGTCGACGGCGACGAAGTCAACCGGGACAAAGACAGCCGCAAAGACAACAGGTGCCAAGGCCGCGGCGAGCAAGGGCACGGCCGAACCTGCAGCGAAGTCGAGCACCAGCAGGGCGCGCAAGCCGGCTTGA
- a CDS encoding class I SAM-dependent methyltransferase, which yields MNDQTDTVEADRALKQKHRAMWASGDYPALASEMLPELGAILVEASGVNSRHRVLDVASGAGNAAIPAAMMGARVVASDLTPELFEAGRREAADRGVSLEWQEGDAEALPFGDNEFDVVMSCLGVMFAPHHQAAADELIRVCKPGGTIGLLSWTPEGFIGKMFTTMKPFAPPPPPGAQPAPLWGSEDHVLELLGDRVTGAKARKQTLAVRSFHQPADFVRYFKSHYGPTISIYKYIGEDTDKVKALDEALTDLAESFGDAHGDTAFQMQWEYLLFTAKKVG from the coding sequence ATGAACGATCAGACCGATACGGTTGAGGCCGACCGGGCGCTGAAACAGAAGCACCGGGCCATGTGGGCGTCGGGAGACTATCCGGCGCTGGCCAGTGAGATGCTCCCCGAGCTGGGAGCCATTCTGGTGGAAGCATCCGGCGTCAACAGCCGCCACCGGGTGCTGGACGTTGCTTCGGGTGCCGGAAACGCAGCCATACCGGCCGCCATGATGGGCGCCCGCGTGGTGGCAAGCGACCTCACCCCTGAGCTTTTCGAAGCAGGCCGCCGCGAGGCAGCGGACCGGGGCGTCAGCCTGGAATGGCAGGAAGGCGACGCCGAGGCCTTGCCTTTCGGCGATAACGAGTTCGATGTGGTGATGTCCTGCCTCGGCGTCATGTTTGCGCCCCACCATCAGGCCGCCGCCGACGAACTGATCCGCGTCTGCAAGCCCGGTGGCACCATTGGCCTGCTGAGCTGGACGCCGGAGGGGTTCATCGGCAAAATGTTTACCACCATGAAGCCGTTCGCCCCGCCGCCCCCGCCGGGTGCCCAGCCGGCACCGCTGTGGGGGAGCGAGGACCACGTCCTGGAACTGCTGGGGGACAGGGTTACCGGGGCAAAGGCGCGCAAGCAGACCCTGGCTGTCCGAAGCTTCCATCAGCCCGCCGATTTTGTCCGGTATTTCAAGTCCCACTACGGCCCCACCATCTCTATCTACAAGTACATCGGGGAGGACACGGACAAAGTGAAGGCACTTGACGAGGCGCTCACGGACCTCGCCGAATCCTTTGGAGACGCCCACGGCGATACAGCGTTCCAGATGCAGTGGGAGTACCTGCTGTTCACGGCGAAGAAGGTTGGGTAA
- a CDS encoding HPr family phosphocarrier protein, giving the protein MPERTATVASRVGLHARPAAIFAEAAGEYDLDITIAREGEPADEAMDAASILSLMSLGASHGDVVVLRAEGDGADNALNHLVQILETDHDAE; this is encoded by the coding sequence ATGCCAGAACGCACCGCAACCGTCGCCAGCCGCGTGGGCCTGCACGCCCGCCCCGCCGCCATCTTTGCCGAGGCAGCAGGAGAATACGACCTGGACATCACCATCGCCCGTGAAGGCGAGCCCGCTGATGAGGCCATGGATGCTGCCAGCATCCTTTCCCTCATGAGCCTGGGCGCCTCCCACGGCGACGTTGTAGTCCTCCGCGCCGAGGGCGACGGCGCTGACAATGCGCTGAACCACCTGGTCCAGATCCTGGAAACGGACCACGACGCCGAGTAG